A region from the Natronoarchaeum mannanilyticum genome encodes:
- a CDS encoding precorrin-3B C(17)-methyltransferase: MTQRAKDVVETADCVIASNLYQEFLRRDGTLPSEDAEVETATDGGAGATPDAATEEGTVLERPNGTRQTLVRSSMGRQIELAREAFERVRDGQDVAHVSGGDPNVYGKSDLLYLMAEEEGADDIPIEIVPGVTAALGGAANLGAPLSNDFCTISLSDKWRGWDEIEEKLRAAAISGFVVVLYNCWRDYERAIGVLREERSDDVPVAIFNDAGRGAAGRNLEDETHTITTLGAATEHDEKVGGMGTSILVGTAETHVWENDHGKHLVTPRGGRDVDDF, encoded by the coding sequence ATGACCCAGCGCGCGAAGGACGTCGTCGAGACGGCCGACTGCGTCATCGCGTCGAACCTCTACCAGGAGTTCCTCCGGCGCGACGGGACCCTGCCCTCGGAGGATGCCGAAGTCGAGACGGCTACCGACGGCGGCGCGGGAGCGACTCCCGACGCCGCGACCGAGGAAGGCACCGTTCTCGAACGTCCGAACGGCACCCGCCAGACGCTAGTCCGGTCTTCGATGGGCCGCCAGATCGAACTCGCGCGCGAGGCGTTCGAGCGCGTCCGCGACGGGCAGGACGTCGCCCATGTCTCAGGCGGCGATCCGAACGTGTACGGCAAGAGCGACCTGCTGTACCTGATGGCCGAGGAGGAGGGCGCCGACGATATCCCGATCGAGATCGTCCCCGGCGTCACCGCGGCGCTGGGCGGCGCGGCCAACCTCGGCGCGCCGCTGTCGAACGACTTCTGCACGATCTCGCTGTCGGACAAGTGGCGCGGCTGGGACGAGATCGAGGAGAAACTGCGCGCGGCGGCGATCTCCGGATTCGTCGTCGTGCTCTACAACTGCTGGCGCGACTACGAGCGCGCGATCGGCGTCCTGCGCGAGGAGCGATCGGACGACGTGCCGGTCGCGATCTTCAACGACGCCGGCCGCGGTGCGGCCGGGCGCAACCTGGAGGACGAGACCCACACCATCACGACGCTGGGCGCGGCGACCGAGCACGACGAGAAGGTCGGCGGGATGGGCACCTCCATCCTCGTCGGCACGGCCGAGACCCACGTCTGGGAGAACGACCACGGAAAACACCTCGTCACCCCGCGCGGCGGGCGTGACGTCGACGACTTCTAA